A single window of Gossypium hirsutum isolate 1008001.06 chromosome A10, Gossypium_hirsutum_v2.1, whole genome shotgun sequence DNA harbors:
- the LOC107896798 gene encoding endochitinase EP3: MKSLAMGKKLLTSVLVGLVVASAITQTVLAQNCGCAPNLCCSQHGYCGQGNDYCGTGCKEGPCFSKSPTGASVASIISPQFFNGIISQARADCAGKKFYTRQAFLTALDSFPDFGKMGSDVESKREIAAFFAHATHETEFFCHTEEQDKSDSHCDTTKPEFPCAPGKSYYGRGPLQLSWNYNYGKAGNALTLGLLKNPEMVANDPVVSFKGSLWYWMAAVRPVIGRGFGETIKAINGRVECGVTAAKDRAQHRIQFYTDYCKRFGVDPGPNLSC; this comes from the exons ATGAAGTCCTTAGCTATGGGAAAAAAGCTACTAACTTCTGTTCTCGTAGGACTAGTAGTTGCTTCAGCTATAACCCAAACCGTGTTGGCTCAAAACTGTGGTTGTGCGCCAAACTTGTGTTGCAGTCAACATGGTTATTGCGGTCAGGGTAACGATTACTGTGGCACTGGTTGCAAAGAAGGCCCTTGTTTCTCCAAGTCTCCCACTGGTGCTTCAGTTGCCTCCATTATTTCACCTCAGTTCTTCAACGGGATAATCAGCCAAGCTCGTGCAGATTGTGCAGGCAAGAAATTCTATACACGACAAGCTTTCCTGACTGCACTTGATTCCTTTCCCGATTTTGGAAAAATGGGTTCTGATGTTGAATCCAAGCGTGAGATTGCTGCTTTCTTTGCCCATGCCACCCATGAGACTGAAT TCTTTTGCCATACAGAAGAACAGGATAAAAGTGATAGCCACTGTGACACCACCAAGCCAGAGTTCCCATGTGCACCAGGGAAGTCCTACTATGGTCGAGGACCGCTCCAGCTTTCATGGAATTATAACTACGGGAAAGCAGGGAATGCTTTGACGCTGGGCTTATTGAAAAATCCTGAAATGGTGGCCAATGATCCTGTTGTCTCATTTAAGGGTTCATTATGGTACTGGATGGCCGCTGTCCGCCCCGTCATCGGCCGAGGGTTCGGAGAAACCATCAAAGCCATCAATGGCAGGGTTGAATGTGGTGTTACAGCTGCAAAAGACAGAGCTCAGCATCGAATTCAGTTTTACACCGATTATTGTAAACGATTTGGGGTTGATCCAGGACCCAATCTGTCTTGTTAG